In Candidatus Angelobacter sp., a genomic segment contains:
- a CDS encoding iron-containing alcohol dehydrogenase, which translates to QANLIALHERDPRDEAVRRYVEVARLLTGSERAGAAEGIAWIGHLCAHLQIQPLRRHGIAAGDFSALIGKAANASSMKANPIQLTSQEMHEILERAF; encoded by the coding sequence GCAGGCCAATCTCATCGCGCTCCACGAACGCGATCCCCGGGACGAGGCGGTGCGCCGGTACGTTGAGGTTGCCAGGCTCCTCACCGGAAGCGAGCGGGCCGGTGCGGCCGAAGGCATCGCGTGGATCGGTCATCTTTGCGCGCACTTGCAAATCCAGCCGCTTCGCCGCCATGGCATCGCGGCGGGCGACTTCTCCGCGTTGATCGGAAAAGCCGCGAACGCCAGCAGCATGAAGGCGAATCCTATCCAACTCACGTCCCAGGAGATGCACGAAATCCTCGAACGCGCGTTTTAG